A region of Piscinibacter gummiphilus DNA encodes the following proteins:
- a CDS encoding acetyl-CoA C-acetyltransferase: MTDIVIVAAARTAVGKFGGTLAKTPAPELGAAVVVDLLRRAKLTGDQINEVILGQVLTAGSGQNPARQTVVKSGLPQGVPALTINAVCGSGLKAVMLAAQAIRDGDSEIIIAGGQESMSLAPHVLPNSREGQRMGDWKLVDSMITDGLWDVYNQYHMGITAENVAKKHGISREAQDAFALASQQKAVAAQDAGKFKDEIVPFTIPQKKGDPVVFATDEFINRKSTAEALAGLRPAFDKAGGVTAGNASGLNDGAAGVVVMTAKKADQLGLTPLARIRSYATVALDPSIMGMGPVPASQKALRRAGWKASDLDLLEINEAFAAQACAVNNEMGWDTSKVNVNGGAIAIGHPIGASGCRILVTLLHEMQRRDAKKGIASLCIGGGMGVALTVER; encoded by the coding sequence ATGACCGACATCGTCATCGTCGCCGCCGCCCGCACCGCCGTGGGCAAGTTCGGTGGCACCCTCGCCAAGACCCCTGCACCGGAATTGGGCGCCGCCGTCGTCGTCGACCTGCTGCGCCGCGCGAAACTCACCGGCGACCAGATCAACGAAGTGATCCTGGGCCAGGTGCTCACCGCCGGCTCGGGCCAGAACCCCGCCCGCCAGACCGTCGTCAAGAGCGGCCTGCCGCAGGGCGTGCCGGCGCTGACCATCAACGCCGTGTGCGGCTCGGGCCTGAAGGCCGTGATGCTGGCGGCCCAGGCCATCCGTGACGGCGACTCCGAGATCATCATCGCCGGCGGCCAGGAGAGCATGAGCCTCGCCCCGCACGTGCTGCCCAACTCGCGTGAAGGCCAGCGCATGGGCGACTGGAAGCTCGTCGACTCCATGATCACCGACGGCCTGTGGGACGTGTACAACCAGTACCACATGGGCATCACCGCCGAGAACGTGGCGAAGAAGCACGGCATCAGCCGCGAGGCGCAGGACGCCTTCGCGCTCGCGTCGCAGCAGAAGGCCGTGGCCGCGCAGGACGCCGGCAAGTTCAAGGACGAGATCGTGCCGTTCACGATCCCGCAGAAGAAGGGTGACCCGGTGGTGTTCGCCACCGACGAATTCATCAACCGCAAGAGCACGGCCGAGGCACTCGCCGGCCTGCGCCCCGCCTTCGACAAGGCGGGCGGTGTCACCGCGGGCAACGCGTCGGGCCTGAACGACGGCGCCGCCGGCGTGGTCGTCATGACCGCGAAGAAGGCCGACCAGCTGGGCCTCACGCCGCTCGCGCGCATCCGCAGCTACGCCACCGTGGCGCTCGACCCGTCCATCATGGGCATGGGCCCCGTGCCCGCCTCGCAGAAGGCGCTGCGGCGCGCCGGCTGGAAGGCCTCCGACCTCGACCTGCTCGAGATCAACGAAGCCTTCGCGGCCCAGGCCTGCGCCGTCAACAACGAGATGGGCTGGGACACCAGCAAGGTCAACGTCAACGGCGGTGCCATCGCCATCGGCCACCCCATCGGTGCGTCGGGCTGCCGCATCCTCGTCACGCTGCTGCACGAGATGCAGCGCCGCGATGCCAAGAAGGGCATCGCGAGCCTGTGCATCGGGGGTGGCATGGGCGTTGCACTGACGGTCGAGCGCTGA
- a CDS encoding alpha/beta hydrolase family protein: MEPPLPAEAYASPGRLTSLSLSPDGTRVVALSNEGDQTTVVTRPVLAGQWTGALRSGDETFRIGWVNWAGNDRLLVSVVFASRRGYVGTTETRLLSIRPDGSDLVNVLRNPPGGGVLPQYQDSVIDYLPDDDGRYVLMELPESKGVFPGVHRVDVRTARRVMVQAPMKDVHHWKTDRQHRVRIAVRRTGTTVEIRVRDPEGSAWRTAWSFDKADDMVWPIGFGEDPQELLVTAPHEGRRAVFSVRLDDPALKRTLHVVPDGSRPVDGFFRAGGSGRVLGAYIRASADDTETQIDWWDPAWKAQAKALDLALPGRVNRVFGVDRQEQTYLLNSRVKGRTATFYAGDRRTGDLFELGQSQPQLARTGFSERRVVTIPGRDGKPFTATWSAAPASGGGTPVRPLVVEAWGGPGSRANTWLDLRNEFLVSRGYAVLSVNFRGDVGEAHSLHMAGLKDWGAAMQQDLDDAVQWAVGQGLADPSRVCLFGEGYAAYGALMGALRAPGRYRCAISLSGVTDLPDLALYWQSYVQGTEAVKVNLGDTWSQSAELEAASPALQAGRYQVPLLLAHGTADRLVPVEQSESLAKALKRAGKPYRYLPLEGVTMA; the protein is encoded by the coding sequence GTGGAACCCCCACTGCCCGCCGAGGCCTACGCCAGCCCGGGCCGCCTCACGTCGCTGTCGCTGTCCCCGGACGGCACGCGGGTGGTGGCGCTGTCGAACGAAGGTGACCAGACCACGGTGGTCACTCGGCCGGTGCTGGCGGGTCAGTGGACGGGCGCCTTGCGCAGCGGCGACGAGACGTTCCGCATCGGGTGGGTGAACTGGGCGGGCAACGACCGCCTGCTGGTATCGGTGGTGTTCGCCTCGCGGCGCGGGTATGTCGGTACCACCGAGACGCGGCTGCTGTCGATCCGGCCGGATGGCTCCGATCTGGTCAACGTGCTGAGGAACCCGCCGGGGGGCGGCGTGCTGCCTCAGTACCAGGACTCTGTCATCGACTACCTGCCGGACGACGATGGCCGGTACGTGCTGATGGAGCTCCCCGAGTCGAAGGGCGTGTTCCCCGGCGTGCACCGGGTGGACGTGCGGACGGCACGGCGCGTGATGGTGCAGGCGCCCATGAAGGACGTGCACCACTGGAAGACCGACCGCCAGCACCGCGTGCGCATCGCGGTCCGGCGCACGGGCACCACCGTCGAGATCCGTGTGCGGGACCCTGAAGGGTCGGCGTGGCGCACGGCGTGGTCCTTCGACAAGGCCGACGACATGGTGTGGCCGATCGGCTTCGGCGAGGATCCGCAGGAGTTGCTGGTGACCGCGCCTCACGAGGGACGGCGTGCCGTCTTCTCGGTCCGCCTGGACGACCCGGCGCTGAAGCGCACGCTGCATGTCGTGCCCGACGGCAGCCGGCCCGTCGACGGGTTCTTCCGTGCGGGCGGTTCCGGCCGCGTGCTCGGGGCCTACATCCGGGCGTCCGCGGACGACACGGAAACCCAGATCGATTGGTGGGACCCGGCCTGGAAGGCTCAGGCGAAAGCGCTGGACCTCGCCTTGCCGGGCCGGGTCAACCGCGTGTTCGGCGTCGACCGGCAGGAGCAGACCTACCTGCTGAACTCCCGGGTCAAGGGCCGCACGGCGACGTTCTATGCGGGCGACCGCCGCACCGGTGACCTGTTCGAACTGGGCCAGTCTCAACCGCAGCTGGCCCGCACGGGGTTCTCCGAGCGGCGCGTGGTGACGATCCCGGGGCGCGACGGCAAGCCGTTCACTGCGACCTGGTCGGCCGCACCCGCCTCCGGCGGAGGCACCCCGGTGCGCCCGCTGGTCGTGGAAGCGTGGGGCGGACCCGGTAGCCGCGCGAACACCTGGCTGGACCTGCGGAACGAGTTCCTCGTGAGCCGCGGGTACGCCGTGCTGTCCGTGAACTTCCGTGGCGACGTGGGCGAGGCGCACTCCCTGCACATGGCCGGGCTCAAGGACTGGGGCGCCGCGATGCAGCAGGACCTCGACGATGCCGTGCAGTGGGCCGTGGGACAGGGTCTCGCCGACCCATCGCGGGTGTGCCTTTTCGGGGAGGGGTATGCGGCCTACGGGGCGTTGATGGGGGCGCTCCGCGCACCGGGTCGGTACCGCTGCGCGATCAGCCTCTCGGGGGTCACCGACCTGCCGGACCTGGCCCTGTACTGGCAGTCGTACGTGCAGGGGACCGAGGCGGTGAAGGTGAACCTCGGCGACACCTGGAGCCAGAGCGCCGAACTCGAGGCGGCGTCACCCGCGCTGCAGGCCGGTCGGTACCAGGTGCCGCTGCTGCTGGCGCACGGCACGGCCGACCGCCTGGTGCCGGTCGAGCAGAGCGAGTCCCTCGCGAAGGCGCTGAAGCGCGCGGGCAAGCCGTACCGCTACCTGCCGCTCGAAGGGGTGACCATGGCCTGA
- the phbB gene encoding acetoacetyl-CoA reductase, translated as MTQKIAYVTGGMGGIGTSMCQRLHKDGFKVIAGCGPSRDFNKWLDEQKAQGYTFHASVGNVGDWDSTVAAFQKAKAEHGPIDVLVNNAGITRDGMFRKMSRADWDAVIETNLTSLFNVTKQVIEDMLERGWGRIINISSVNGEKGQFGQTNYSAAKAGMHGFTMALAQEVANKGVTVNTVSPGYIATDMVKSIRQDVLDKIVAGIPVKRLGTPEDIASIVAWVASDESGFATGADFSVNGGLHMG; from the coding sequence ATGACCCAGAAGATTGCGTACGTCACGGGTGGCATGGGTGGCATCGGCACCTCGATGTGCCAGCGCCTGCACAAGGACGGTTTCAAGGTGATCGCCGGCTGCGGACCCAGCCGCGATTTCAACAAGTGGCTCGACGAGCAGAAGGCCCAGGGCTACACGTTCCATGCTTCCGTGGGCAACGTGGGCGACTGGGATTCCACCGTGGCCGCCTTCCAGAAGGCCAAGGCCGAACACGGCCCCATCGACGTGCTCGTCAACAACGCCGGCATCACGCGCGACGGCATGTTCCGCAAGATGAGCCGTGCCGACTGGGACGCCGTCATCGAGACGAACCTCACCAGCCTGTTCAACGTGACCAAGCAGGTCATCGAGGACATGCTCGAGCGCGGCTGGGGCCGCATCATCAACATCAGCTCGGTCAACGGCGAGAAGGGCCAGTTCGGGCAGACGAACTACTCGGCCGCGAAGGCCGGCATGCACGGCTTCACGATGGCCCTCGCGCAGGAAGTGGCGAACAAGGGCGTCACGGTGAACACCGTGAGCCCGGGCTACATCGCCACCGACATGGTCAAGTCCATCCGCCAGGACGTGCTCGACAAGATCGTCGCCGGCATCCCGGTCAAGCGCCTCGGCACGCCGGAGGACATCGCGTCCATCGTGGCGTGGGTGGCGTCGGATGAGTCCGGTTTCGCGACCGGGGCTGATTTTTCCGTCAACGGCGGCCTCCACATGGGCTAG